A genomic region of uncultured Roseibium sp. contains the following coding sequences:
- a CDS encoding sugar ABC transporter permease has translation MSDTPIDRVAKATPPSVAAKIRGLSDRAIAWLFVLPTIFLLLAVNIFPLIWTINLSFTNFRANRPNREVDYIGLRNYERILTDEDIWLTMQATAHFLFWTILLQVLIGFTLAWLINRKFKGNDLWTTLIVLPMMLSPAVVGNFWTFLYQPQIGLFNYGISFLTGIDPSSFQMIGDVKLAPWSIVIVDTWMWTPFVMLICLAGLRSIPDYIYEAAEIDRASQWRQFWTITIPMVLPFLMLAVLFRGIENFKMFDLVVQLTGGGPGSVTELTSINLKREAFEKWRTGYASAYAIILFVTVFGLASIYVKALNKVKER, from the coding sequence ATGTCAGATACCCCTATCGACCGCGTAGCGAAAGCGACGCCGCCCTCGGTTGCGGCCAAAATCCGGGGCTTGAGCGATCGCGCAATAGCCTGGCTTTTCGTCCTGCCGACGATCTTCCTGCTCCTGGCGGTTAACATTTTCCCGCTGATCTGGACGATCAACCTCAGCTTCACCAATTTTCGCGCCAACCGGCCGAACCGGGAGGTCGACTATATCGGGCTTCGCAACTACGAGCGCATTCTGACGGATGAAGACATCTGGCTGACGATGCAGGCGACGGCGCATTTCCTGTTCTGGACCATCCTTCTGCAGGTGCTGATCGGGTTCACGCTGGCCTGGCTCATCAACCGGAAATTCAAGGGTAACGATCTCTGGACGACGCTGATCGTGCTGCCGATGATGTTGTCGCCGGCCGTCGTGGGCAATTTCTGGACTTTCCTCTATCAGCCGCAGATCGGTCTCTTCAATTACGGGATCTCCTTCCTGACAGGCATTGACCCGTCGTCCTTCCAGATGATCGGTGACGTCAAGCTCGCCCCCTGGTCGATCGTCATCGTCGACACATGGATGTGGACGCCCTTCGTCATGCTGATCTGTCTCGCCGGGCTCAGGTCGATCCCCGACTATATCTACGAGGCGGCGGAGATCGACCGGGCCAGCCAGTGGCGGCAGTTCTGGACGATCACCATACCGATGGTGCTGCCGTTCCTGATGCTGGCGGTGCTGTTCAGGGGGATCGAGAACTTCAAGATGTTCGATCTCGTCGTGCAGCTGACGGGTGGCGGGCCAGGCTCGGTGACCGAACTCACCTCGATCAATCTGAAGCGTGAAGCCTTCGAGAAGTGGCGCACCGGATATGCGTCCGCCTACGCGATCATCCTGTTCGTGACGGTGTTCGGTCTCGCGTCGATCTATGTGAAAGCCCTGAACAAGGTGAAGGAAAGATGA
- a CDS encoding carbohydrate ABC transporter permease, protein MSSYSITEPSRLQKWLAGTLVVFYAVITLLPLVWILTTGFKSPVDAIAYPPKVLFEPSLEGYVNLFTTRTRVSPEALQALPPPATWYEEIVRNRDMVIAGPSRYGERFLNSVIIGFGSTFLSVFLGTLAAYAFSRFKVPLKDDLLFFILSTRMMPPIAVAIPIFLMFRTLGLSDTHLGMILLYTAVNISLAVWLLKGFMDEIPREYEEAALIDGYTRFQAFYKVVLPQAATGIASTAIFCLIFSWNEYAFAVLLTSGTAQTAPPFIPTIIGVGGQDWPAVAAGATLFLVPVMVFTILLRKHLLRGITFGAVRK, encoded by the coding sequence ATGAGCAGCTATTCCATTACCGAACCTTCGCGGCTGCAAAAGTGGCTGGCCGGCACCCTGGTCGTCTTCTACGCGGTCATCACGCTGCTCCCGCTGGTGTGGATCCTGACCACCGGGTTCAAGTCGCCCGTCGATGCCATTGCCTATCCGCCCAAGGTCTTATTCGAACCATCGCTCGAAGGCTACGTGAACCTCTTCACGACGCGGACGCGCGTATCTCCGGAAGCGTTGCAGGCGCTGCCGCCGCCGGCAACCTGGTACGAGGAGATCGTCCGCAACCGCGACATGGTGATCGCCGGCCCGTCGCGCTATGGCGAACGCTTCCTGAACTCGGTGATCATCGGCTTCGGATCGACCTTCCTGTCCGTTTTCCTGGGGACGCTCGCGGCCTACGCATTCTCGCGGTTCAAGGTGCCCTTGAAGGATGATCTCTTGTTCTTCATCCTGTCGACCAGGATGATGCCGCCAATCGCGGTTGCCATCCCCATCTTCCTGATGTTCCGCACGCTCGGGCTTTCCGACACGCATCTGGGCATGATCCTGCTCTACACGGCGGTCAACATCTCGCTCGCGGTCTGGCTGCTCAAGGGGTTCATGGACGAAATCCCCCGCGAATACGAGGAAGCCGCGCTGATCGACGGATATACGCGGTTCCAGGCCTTCTACAAGGTGGTGCTGCCGCAGGCGGCCACCGGGATCGCGTCGACGGCGATCTTCTGCCTGATCTTTTCCTGGAACGAATATGCGTTCGCGGTCCTTCTGACCTCTGGCACCGCGCAAACGGCGCCTCCCTTCATCCCGACCATCATCGGTGTCGGCGGCCAGGACTGGCCGGCAGTCGCCGCCGGTGCGACGTTGTTCCTTGTCCCGGTCATGGTGTTCACAATCCTGCTGCGCAAACACCTGCTTCGCGGCATCACTTTCGGAGCGGTGCGCAAATGA
- a CDS encoding BCCT family transporter, translated as MSEAPETKKMLDPDPRVWDFETEYELGQDNIRPFGLDLHNPVFLISSILIAAFVLIALANQEAAASFFGWLRPWLTSTFDWFLVLSVNAITLFCLALIILPVGSVRIGGKDAKPDYSYAGWIAMMFAAGIGIGLLFFGVLEPVYYNFAESGGATPLGIDINEPGNEYIGIVGTIHHWGLEGWAVYAAVGLSLAIFAYNLGLPLTLRSAFYPILGERVWGWWGHAIDTLAVFATLFGLTTSLGLGAQQVAAGLYEVFGIEPSPTVVVLLIIGITAIALGSVLLGMDAGVKRLSEINMIMAVGLFLFVIIATGIGVAATRYFSVMTDYIMYLPALSNPFGREDTSFFHGWTTFYWAWWIAWSPFVGMFIARISRGRTVREFVICALIAPTAVCALWMSTFGGAAIDMLNAGGAEGVRATVIDAYKPEGALFGFLKELPLYQIVAPISLLLIVIFFVTSSDSGSLVIDTITAGGKMDAPVIQRVFWCTLEGLVAIALLLGGGLSALQGAAVSTGIPFTLVVLVMCYCLYLALRAERAKI; from the coding sequence ATGTCTGAAGCGCCAGAAACCAAGAAGATGCTGGATCCGGATCCGCGGGTCTGGGACTTCGAAACGGAATACGAACTCGGGCAGGATAACATTCGGCCCTTCGGCCTGGATCTGCACAACCCTGTCTTCCTGATATCGAGTATCCTGATCGCGGCCTTCGTCCTGATCGCCCTTGCGAACCAGGAAGCGGCCGCGTCGTTCTTCGGCTGGCTGCGGCCCTGGCTGACCAGCACGTTCGACTGGTTCCTGGTCCTGTCGGTCAATGCGATCACGCTCTTCTGCCTCGCGCTGATCATCCTGCCGGTCGGTTCGGTCCGGATCGGCGGCAAGGACGCGAAACCCGACTATTCCTATGCCGGCTGGATCGCGATGATGTTCGCGGCGGGCATCGGCATCGGCCTGCTGTTCTTTGGCGTACTTGAGCCTGTCTACTATAATTTCGCCGAAAGCGGTGGAGCGACCCCTCTCGGGATCGACATAAACGAACCGGGCAACGAATATATCGGCATCGTCGGCACGATCCACCACTGGGGTCTCGAAGGCTGGGCAGTCTATGCCGCGGTCGGGCTGTCACTGGCAATCTTCGCCTACAATCTCGGCCTGCCGCTCACGCTCAGGTCCGCCTTTTATCCCATCCTCGGTGAACGCGTCTGGGGATGGTGGGGCCATGCCATCGATACACTTGCCGTTTTCGCGACCCTGTTCGGCCTGACCACATCGCTCGGTCTCGGTGCACAACAGGTCGCTGCCGGTCTTTACGAAGTCTTCGGTATTGAACCGTCACCGACCGTGGTTGTTCTTTTGATCATCGGCATTACGGCCATCGCGCTCGGCTCGGTTCTGCTCGGCATGGACGCCGGCGTGAAGCGGCTGTCGGAGATCAACATGATCATGGCCGTCGGCCTGTTCCTGTTCGTGATCATCGCAACGGGTATCGGTGTCGCCGCGACACGCTACTTCTCGGTGATGACCGACTACATCATGTATTTGCCCGCGCTCTCAAATCCGTTCGGGCGGGAGGACACAAGTTTCTTCCACGGCTGGACGACCTTTTACTGGGCGTGGTGGATCGCGTGGTCGCCGTTTGTGGGCATGTTCATCGCCCGCATTTCCAGGGGCCGCACGGTACGTGAATTCGTGATCTGTGCCCTCATCGCGCCGACCGCCGTTTGCGCGCTGTGGATGTCCACTTTCGGCGGCGCAGCCATCGACATGCTGAACGCCGGCGGCGCGGAAGGCGTCCGGGCAACCGTCATCGACGCCTACAAGCCGGAAGGCGCCCTGTTCGGCTTCCTGAAGGAGCTGCCGCTCTACCAGATCGTCGCGCCGATCTCGCTTCTGCTGATCGTGATCTTCTTCGTGACATCGTCCGATTCCGGCTCACTGGTGATCGACACGATCACGGCCGGCGGCAAGATGGATGCACCCGTCATCCAGCGTGTGTTCTGGTGCACGCTCGAAGGCCTGGTCGCGATTGCGCTGCTGCTCGGAGGCGGTCTGTCCGCCCTGCAGGGGGCCGCGGTTTCCACCGGCATTCCGTTCACGCTCGTCGTGCTGGTCATGTGCTACTGCCTGTACCTGGCATTGCGAGCGGAACGGGCGAAAATCTGA
- a CDS encoding LacI family DNA-binding transcriptional regulator: MKPTVHDIAREAGVSLSTVDRVLNGRADVRPKNAERVKEAVRRLGYVRDTNAANLARKRRYKFVFVLPEGPNHFVDTVAGAVREAAAAQVTDRADVEIVYVNAADPHAVVKRLKSLDLGTLDGVALMVPETPQVRDAIAHIKSAGAYVVAFVSDLPNSRCDHFIGIDNFSAGQTAGALLGRFLRKETGCILVTSNSMVARDSIERRYGLDEVLLCDFPKLRALPTIEFHDDPQRIRDTLARATAAHADLKAVYSMGSGNAIMLEALRESAADLDLVVVAHDLTPVTRQALVDGAVDAVIAQNVGHLARSALRVLRAKCDDAGIYEAQEQIRIEIVMRENLY; the protein is encoded by the coding sequence GTGAAGCCGACAGTCCACGATATAGCGCGCGAAGCCGGTGTCAGTCTTTCGACCGTTGACCGGGTTTTGAACGGCCGCGCGGATGTGCGGCCGAAAAACGCCGAACGTGTCAAGGAGGCCGTGCGAAGGCTCGGCTATGTCCGCGACACAAATGCCGCGAACCTTGCCAGGAAGCGGCGCTACAAGTTCGTGTTCGTTCTGCCGGAAGGTCCGAACCATTTTGTCGACACGGTCGCCGGTGCAGTGCGCGAGGCGGCGGCGGCCCAGGTGACCGACCGGGCCGATGTCGAGATCGTCTATGTGAATGCGGCGGACCCGCACGCGGTGGTCAAACGCCTGAAATCCCTGGATCTTGGGACGCTTGACGGGGTCGCGCTGATGGTTCCGGAGACGCCGCAGGTGCGCGATGCGATCGCGCACATCAAGAGTGCGGGTGCCTATGTCGTTGCTTTTGTTTCCGATTTGCCGAACTCCAGGTGCGACCACTTTATCGGAATTGACAATTTTTCCGCGGGTCAGACAGCCGGTGCGCTGCTTGGCAGGTTCCTGCGCAAGGAAACCGGATGCATCCTGGTGACGAGCAATTCCATGGTGGCGCGCGACAGCATCGAGCGCCGCTACGGTTTGGACGAAGTGCTTTTGTGTGACTTTCCCAAGCTCAGGGCGCTGCCGACGATCGAGTTTCACGACGACCCGCAACGCATTCGCGATACGCTCGCCCGCGCCACGGCAGCCCATGCCGATCTGAAGGCTGTCTACTCGATGGGGTCGGGCAATGCCATCATGCTCGAGGCCTTGCGCGAGTCGGCCGCCGATCTCGATCTTGTCGTCGTGGCGCATGACCTGACACCGGTCACACGCCAGGCGCTGGTGGACGGCGCGGTCGATGCCGTCATCGCACAGAATGTCGGCCATCTTGCGCGCAGCGCATTGCGCGTTTTGCGGGCAAAATGCGATGATGCGGGCATCTACGAAGCCCAGGAACAGATCCGCATCGAGATCGTCATGCGGGAAAATCTCTACTGA
- a CDS encoding ABC transporter ATP-binding protein yields the protein MAEIVIKNLRKEFGDFTAVQSSSFKIEDGEFFMLLGPSGCGKTTTLRMIAGLELPTSGEIYIDKEEVGQKPARQRDIAFVFQMFALYPHMNVRRNISYPLVSQGMSKKHVAEKVAEVSRILGIENILDRPVSGLSGGDRQRVALGRAIVREPKAFMMDEPLGALDAEFREHMAEELRALHDRMGATTVYVTHDQLEAMQMGDKIVVMNHGVIEQFGTPQDIYDKPATMFVADFIGSPSMNFLRFHGEVHAGSSSVRLHHVDLAVPTVREPFEGDLVYGIRPEHIALNDDGGNRGEVLAAEYLGTTQIVTVKTLGGDLKARIPSDQPARPGETVGLAFNGTTATLFDNQSGRALRSDLNEGVLAHV from the coding sequence ATGGCTGAAATCGTAATCAAGAATCTCAGGAAGGAATTCGGTGACTTCACCGCCGTGCAGTCCTCTTCCTTCAAGATCGAGGACGGCGAGTTCTTCATGCTGCTTGGCCCATCCGGATGCGGCAAGACAACCACACTGCGCATGATTGCCGGTCTGGAACTGCCAACATCGGGTGAGATCTACATCGACAAGGAAGAGGTTGGCCAGAAGCCCGCCCGCCAGCGCGACATCGCTTTCGTCTTTCAGATGTTCGCGCTCTATCCGCACATGAACGTGCGCCGGAACATCAGCTATCCGCTGGTCAGCCAGGGCATGTCCAAAAAGCATGTTGCGGAAAAGGTGGCCGAGGTGTCCCGCATTCTCGGCATCGAGAACATTCTCGACCGGCCCGTGAGTGGCCTGTCGGGTGGCGACCGGCAACGCGTCGCGCTCGGGCGCGCGATCGTGCGCGAGCCCAAGGCCTTCATGATGGACGAACCGCTGGGCGCGCTCGACGCCGAATTCCGCGAACACATGGCCGAGGAACTGCGCGCGCTTCACGACCGCATGGGCGCCACGACGGTCTATGTCACGCACGACCAGCTGGAAGCGATGCAGATGGGCGACAAGATCGTCGTCATGAACCACGGCGTCATCGAACAGTTCGGTACCCCGCAGGATATCTACGACAAGCCGGCAACCATGTTCGTGGCCGATTTCATCGGATCACCATCCATGAACTTCCTGCGTTTTCACGGCGAGGTTCATGCGGGGTCCTCGAGCGTTCGGTTGCACCACGTGGATCTTGCTGTTCCGACCGTGCGCGAACCCTTCGAGGGTGACCTGGTCTACGGGATCAGGCCAGAGCATATCGCGCTCAATGATGACGGCGGAAACAGGGGTGAGGTGCTCGCTGCGGAATATCTCGGAACGACGCAGATCGTGACGGTGAAAACCCTGGGCGGCGACCTGAAGGCGCGGATTCCCTCAGATCAACCGGCAAGGCCGGGCGAAACCGTCGGGCTTGCGTTCAACGGCACGACGGCGACGCTTTTTGACAACCAGAGCGGGCGCGCCCTCAGGTCCGATCTCAATGAGGGAGTGCTTGCCCATGTCTGA
- a CDS encoding extracellular solute-binding protein — translation MKTAKLLAATAFVAASGLSVSQAQADELTLCWAAWDPANALVELSKEFEAQSGHTMKFEFVPWPNFADRMLNELNSGGKLCDLLIGDSQWIGGGAENGHYVKLNDFFDKEGISMDDFAPATVYAYSTWPKGTPNYYALPAMGDANGWFYRKDWFAMPEIQEAFKAEHGRDLAPPKTQMELLEVAKFFQGREIDGQKRYGAAIFTERGSEGITMGATSAMYPFGFKYEMTPGKYDMEGAVNSPDAVAGLEFYKELYKTSTPPGYTDSYMEQSLDAFKSGQVAMAMNWFAFFPGLYADPDTGGDKIGFFVNPGQLKEASTLGGQGISVVAYSDKQDAALEYIKWFAQPSVQKKWWDLGGYSCHVSVLNDPNFADSAPFAADFLLAMDGVMDFWQEPAYAELLLAMQKRLHDYVVADQGTAKEALDKLIEDWTETFEDEGKL, via the coding sequence ATGAAAACTGCGAAACTTCTCGCGGCGACCGCTTTTGTGGCGGCCAGCGGGCTCAGCGTGTCTCAGGCGCAGGCAGACGAACTGACGCTGTGCTGGGCCGCATGGGATCCGGCCAATGCTCTTGTTGAACTTTCCAAGGAATTCGAGGCCCAGTCCGGGCACACCATGAAGTTTGAATTTGTTCCCTGGCCGAACTTTGCCGACCGCATGCTCAACGAGCTGAATTCAGGCGGCAAGCTCTGCGATCTTCTGATCGGTGACAGCCAGTGGATCGGCGGCGGTGCCGAAAACGGCCACTACGTCAAACTGAACGACTTCTTCGACAAGGAAGGCATCTCCATGGACGACTTCGCTCCGGCGACCGTCTATGCCTATTCGACCTGGCCGAAGGGAACTCCAAACTACTACGCGCTGCCTGCCATGGGCGATGCGAACGGCTGGTTCTACCGCAAGGACTGGTTCGCGATGCCGGAAATCCAGGAGGCTTTCAAGGCCGAGCACGGGCGCGATCTGGCTCCGCCGAAAACACAGATGGAGCTGCTCGAAGTCGCCAAGTTCTTCCAGGGCCGCGAAATTGACGGTCAGAAGCGCTACGGCGCCGCGATCTTCACCGAGCGTGGGTCGGAAGGCATCACGATGGGCGCGACCAGCGCCATGTATCCGTTCGGCTTCAAATATGAAATGACGCCGGGCAAATACGACATGGAAGGCGCGGTAAACTCGCCGGATGCCGTTGCGGGTCTGGAGTTCTACAAGGAGCTCTACAAGACATCGACACCTCCGGGCTACACCGACAGCTACATGGAACAGTCGCTCGATGCGTTCAAGTCCGGCCAGGTGGCCATGGCCATGAACTGGTTCGCCTTCTTCCCGGGCCTTTATGCCGATCCGGATACCGGCGGTGACAAGATCGGTTTCTTCGTGAACCCGGGCCAGCTCAAGGAAGCCTCCACGCTCGGCGGGCAGGGCATTTCCGTTGTCGCCTATTCCGACAAGCAGGACGCGGCCCTTGAATATATCAAGTGGTTCGCGCAGCCCTCCGTTCAGAAGAAGTGGTGGGATCTCGGCGGCTATTCGTGTCACGTCAGCGTGCTGAACGATCCGAACTTTGCCGACAGCGCCCCGTTCGCAGCGGACTTCCTGCTCGCCATGGACGGCGTCATGGACTTCTGGCAGGAGCCCGCCTATGCGGAGCTGTTGCTCGCAATGCAAAAGCGCCTTCATGACTATGTCGTGGCCGATCAGGGAACGGCAAAAGAGGCTCTGGACAAGCTGATCGAAGACTGGACGGAAACCTTCGAGGACGAAGGCAAGCTCTGA
- a CDS encoding 1-aminocyclopropane-1-carboxylate deaminase — protein sequence MNLEKFERYPLTFGPTPIEHLPRLSDALGGKVQIYAKREDCNSGLAFGGNKLRKLEYIVPDAIASGADTLVSIGGVQSNHTRMVAATAAKIGMKCVVVQEKWVPHYDAVYDRVGNILLTRLMGADSRLVEDGFDIGIRKSWEDAMSSVRDAGGVPYGIPAGASVHKFGGLGYVGFAEEVKAQEAELGFSFDYIIVCVVTGSTQAGMIVGFAAQDRAERVIGIDASGTLEQTRAQVRQIVDHTADIVELGRRVSDEEIVINPDYAYPAYGVPSEETNDAIRLAAKTEAMITDPVYEGKSMQGMIDLIKKGRFEDGAKVLYAHLGGAPALNGYSYYYKDG from the coding sequence ATGAATCTTGAAAAATTCGAACGCTATCCCCTGACCTTCGGGCCGACGCCCATCGAGCATTTGCCGCGCCTTTCCGACGCGCTCGGGGGCAAGGTGCAGATCTATGCGAAACGGGAAGACTGCAATTCCGGGCTTGCCTTCGGCGGCAACAAGTTGCGCAAGCTGGAATACATCGTTCCGGACGCAATTGCCTCCGGCGCCGACACGCTGGTCTCCATCGGCGGTGTGCAGTCGAACCACACGCGCATGGTGGCCGCGACGGCCGCGAAAATCGGCATGAAATGCGTTGTCGTCCAGGAGAAGTGGGTGCCCCATTACGATGCGGTCTACGATCGTGTCGGCAACATTCTGCTGACGCGGCTCATGGGGGCCGATTCCAGGCTCGTCGAGGACGGCTTCGACATCGGCATTCGCAAAAGCTGGGAAGACGCCATGAGCTCGGTGCGGGACGCCGGCGGCGTGCCCTACGGCATTCCGGCGGGGGCGTCCGTCCACAAATTTGGCGGGCTCGGTTATGTCGGGTTCGCCGAAGAGGTCAAAGCGCAGGAGGCCGAATTGGGGTTCAGCTTCGACTACATCATCGTGTGCGTGGTCACGGGCTCCACGCAGGCGGGCATGATTGTCGGCTTCGCGGCGCAGGACCGCGCCGAGAGGGTGATCGGCATCGATGCCTCCGGTACGCTTGAGCAGACGCGGGCGCAGGTGCGGCAGATCGTCGACCATACGGCGGATATCGTCGAACTGGGCAGACGGGTCTCGGACGAGGAGATCGTCATCAATCCCGACTATGCCTACCCGGCCTACGGGGTGCCTTCAGAAGAAACCAACGACGCGATCCGGCTGGCGGCCAAGACGGAGGCGATGATCACGGACCCGGTTTACGAGGGAAAATCGATGCAGGGCATGATCGATCTTATCAAGAAAGGCAGGTTCGAGGACGGCGCGAAAGTCCTTTACGCCCATCTTGGCGGTGCACCGGCCCTCAACGGCTACAGCTACTATTACAAGGACGGCTGA
- a CDS encoding VPLPA-CTERM sorting domain-containing protein: protein MKKQILTALLALTVPTAASAATMTLGTIDDGSVRTFGGAVVDTVDTSVSVAQSGGNITNGIFEFNLAAIDDTATINSVSFQWTNSRFVSNTGALAAVDLFAYLGDGTVSIADYDAAGDQVADTSVAKGGSGGDVTTIAFTDLGMVAAALLGDLLSVRFETDSFASFQVASLENTTWDAARLVVDYTPASVTAVPLPASGLLLLGALGGVAGLRRREKA, encoded by the coding sequence ATGAAAAAACAGATTTTAACCGCGTTGCTGGCGCTTACCGTTCCAACGGCGGCGTCCGCCGCCACGATGACGCTCGGCACGATCGACGATGGATCCGTGAGGACGTTTGGCGGGGCCGTGGTCGATACTGTCGACACGTCGGTGTCCGTCGCTCAGTCGGGTGGCAACATCACCAACGGCATCTTCGAATTCAATCTTGCCGCCATCGACGACACTGCAACGATCAATTCGGTCTCGTTTCAATGGACCAATTCCCGGTTCGTGTCGAACACGGGCGCCCTGGCCGCCGTCGACCTGTTCGCCTATCTCGGAGACGGTACGGTCTCGATTGCAGACTATGATGCTGCCGGGGACCAGGTTGCCGACACAAGCGTTGCGAAAGGCGGATCGGGCGGGGATGTCACGACCATCGCGTTTACCGATCTTGGCATGGTCGCGGCTGCACTTCTCGGCGATCTGCTGAGCGTCAGATTCGAAACGGACAGTTTCGCGTCCTTCCAGGTCGCTTCCCTTGAAAACACCACCTGGGATGCGGCGCGCCTGGTCGTCGATTACACGCCCGCCTCGGTGACGGCGGTTCCGCTTCCCGCCAGCGGACTGCTGCTGTTGGGTGCACTTGGCGGCGTTGCCGGCCTTCGCCGCCGCGAAAAGGCCTGA
- a CDS encoding SDR family oxidoreductase, whose amino-acid sequence MTKRVLVSAGAAGIGRVIADRFLSEGAQVAICDADAEAVVSFSEQHPDAVAAVADVTSESEMGDFLSELEARWGGADVVCANAGTGGPAGAIDTLDYADWQSCVATNVHGAFLTCRWAARVMKAQGSGLITLTSSTAGIMGYPMRSPYAAAKWAIVGLTKTLAMELGPHGIRVNAICPGAVEGPRMDRVVANEAAARGLSEDEVRALYVDGVSMRTWVTAEDVTNMISFLASDAGRKISGQILAIDGHTETLAP is encoded by the coding sequence ATGACAAAGCGGGTTCTCGTGTCTGCCGGTGCTGCCGGGATCGGGCGGGTGATCGCCGATCGCTTTTTGAGCGAGGGCGCGCAGGTCGCCATCTGCGATGCCGACGCGGAGGCCGTCGTTTCCTTCTCCGAGCAGCACCCGGACGCGGTCGCGGCGGTCGCCGACGTGACCTCGGAGAGCGAGATGGGGGACTTCCTTTCCGAGCTTGAGGCCCGGTGGGGCGGTGCGGATGTGGTCTGTGCGAATGCGGGCACAGGTGGACCGGCCGGTGCGATCGACACGCTTGACTACGCGGACTGGCAAAGCTGCGTCGCAACGAACGTGCATGGCGCGTTTCTGACCTGCCGCTGGGCCGCGCGCGTGATGAAGGCGCAGGGATCGGGCCTGATTACCCTGACGTCCTCGACCGCAGGCATCATGGGCTATCCGATGCGTTCTCCCTACGCGGCCGCCAAATGGGCGATCGTCGGGCTGACGAAAACGCTCGCGATGGAACTCGGTCCGCACGGCATTCGCGTCAACGCCATATGCCCGGGAGCCGTCGAGGGACCGCGCATGGACCGGGTTGTCGCCAACGAGGCGGCCGCAAGAGGCCTGAGCGAGGACGAGGTGCGGGCGCTTTACGTCGACGGGGTCTCGATGCGGACCTGGGTCACCGCTGAGGACGTCACCAACATGATTTCCTTTCTGGCCTCCGACGCGGGCCGGAAGATCTCCGGGCAGATCCTGGCCATCGACGGCCACACGGAAACCCTCGCTCCTTAG
- a CDS encoding Lrp/AsnC ligand binding domain-containing protein yields MKDSSANVLLDRTDRKILKLLQSEGRLSNAELAERVSVSAATCHRRTQRLFDEGVISSVRAMVNPDQVDRAALVIVGVVLDRSTPQSFAEFENAVRKLSFVLDCHLVAGDFDYFLKIRVKDMADFNRLHGEKLIALPGVRQTRTFFVMKEVTDNAPLSF; encoded by the coding sequence ATGAAAGATTCTTCCGCAAACGTTTTGCTCGACAGGACCGACAGGAAAATCCTCAAGCTTTTGCAGAGCGAAGGGCGGCTCTCCAACGCCGAACTTGCCGAACGGGTGAGTGTCAGCGCTGCGACCTGTCACCGGCGCACGCAGAGACTGTTCGATGAAGGTGTGATCAGTTCGGTGCGCGCCATGGTCAACCCGGACCAGGTGGATCGCGCCGCGCTGGTGATTGTCGGCGTCGTGCTGGACCGGTCCACGCCGCAGAGTTTCGCCGAGTTCGAGAACGCGGTCCGCAAACTGAGTTTCGTTCTCGACTGCCACCTGGTCGCCGGCGACTTCGACTACTTCCTGAAAATCCGCGTCAAGGACATGGCCGACTTCAACAGACTGCATGGCGAGAAACTGATCGCCCTGCCCGGTGTCCGCCAGACGCGGACATTCTTCGTCATGAAGGAAGTCACGGACAACGCGCCGCTGTCGTTCTGA